In Dasypus novemcinctus isolate mDasNov1 chromosome 10, mDasNov1.1.hap2, whole genome shotgun sequence, one DNA window encodes the following:
- the ZNF214 gene encoding zinc finger protein 214 isoform X1 — translation MPPFYSLFNTPPFLRRGRKVHCFPRSLILDLFLESLIFDQMAITFEDVTVIFTWEEWNFLDSSQKKLYREVMWENYTNVMSVGIWNESYKSQEERFRYLEQEKLSLLQGWRNAGTPIHENQNYVETVQEVDSKDLKQQDLSHCQKWLILSAQVPGYGNYELTFEGKSPRNIKYKKFSPWQSLEIKNAQDYGRGIYMSDSHVLQGSRHHLAILREHVSKEKEHKLIVKHSYAPIEEALPEYIGEICQNDVLKGSTEQKFCGCSKCKEIYFWNSQCVLHKRNQFREKLYQCSISTACFSHRSDLYRHPRNHIGKQLYGCDEVDKNFSQSSGMHFHQTVHAGLVPYICNACGKSFSQISSFHNHQQVHIAEKLYKLEYDKDLSRNSLLHFHQRLHIGEKPFKCDQCGKSFSRSSVLHVHQRVHTGEKPYKCDECGKGFSQSSNLRIHQLVHTGEKSYKCDDCGKGFTQRSNLQIHQRVHTGEKPYKCDCCGKDFSHSSDLRIHQRVHTGEKPYTCRECGKGFSKSSKLHTHQRVHTGEKPYKCEECGKGFSQRSHLLIHQRVHTGEKPYKCDDCGKGFSHSSNLHIHQRVHTGEKPYQCPKCGKGFSHSSALRIHQRVHTGEKSHKYHEYYKGVDQNSHLHNNYRRETL, via the exons ACTTATTTCTGGAAAGCCTGATCTTTGACCAGATGGCAATAACATTTGAAGATGTGACTGTTATTTTTACTTGGGAGGAGTGGAATTTCCTGGATTCTTCTCAAAAGAAGCTGTACAGGGAGGTCATGTGGGAGAACTACACAAATGTCATGTCAGTAG GAATCTGGAATGAAAGCTACAAATCCCAAGAAGAAAGATTCAGATATTTAGAACAAGAAAAACTTTCTTTACTGCAAGGCTGGAGGAATGCTGGCACTCCAATACATGAGAATCAGAATTATGTGGAAACTGTTCAAGAGGTAGATTCTAAGGACCTAAAGCAGCAAGACCTTTCCCACTGTCAAAAATGGTTAATACTCTCTGCACAAGTACCAGGATATGGGAACTATGAATTGACATTTGAAGGTAAAAGTCCCaggaacataaaatataaaaagttttcacCTTGGCAGtccttagaaataaaaaatgctcAAGACTATGGGAGAGGAATCTACATGAGTGATTCACATgttcttcagggaagcagacacCATCTTGCTATATTGAGGGAACATGTCTCCAAGGAAAAAGAACACAAGCTCATAGTTAAGCATTCTTATGCCCCAATAGAAGAAGCTCTTCCAGAGTACATTGGTGAGATATGCCAAAATGATGTACTGAAAGGCTCCACGGAGCAGAAATTCTGTGGATGTAGTAAatgtaaagaaatttatttttggaaCTCACAATGTGTTCTCCACAAGAGAAATCAATTTAGAGAAAAGCTTTATCAGTGCTCCATCAGCACAGCATGCTTCTCTCACAGATCAGACTTATATAGACATCCAAGAAACCACATAGGTAAGCAACTGTATGGATGTGATGAAGTAGACAAGAACTTCAGTCAGAGCTCAGGTATGCACTTTCATCAGACAGTCCATGCAGGGTTGGTACCTTATATATGTAATGCATGTGGTAAGAGCTTCAGTCAGATCTCCAGTTTTCATAATCATCAACAAGTCCACATAGCAGAGAAACTCTATAAACTTGAGTATGATAAAGACCTCAGTAGAAATTCATTACTTCACTTTCACCAGAGGCTTCACATAGGAGAGAAACCTTTTAAGTGTGATCAGTGTGGTAAGAGTTTTAGTCGGAGTTCAGTACTTCATGTTCATCAGAGAGTTCACACAGGAGAAAAACCATATAAGTGTGATGAGTGTGGTAAGGGTTTCAGTCAGAGCTCAAATCTTCGAATTCATCAGTTAGTCCACACAGGAGAGAAGTCCTATAAATGTGATGACTGTGGTAAAGGCTTTACTCAGCGCTCAAATCTTCAAATTCATCAGAGAGTGCAtacaggagagaaaccttatAAATGTGATTGCTGTGGAAAGGACTTTAGTCACAGCTCAGATCTTCGTATCCATCAGAGGGTCcatacaggagagaaaccctatacTTGTCGAGAATGTGGTAAGGGCTTCAGCAAGAGTTCAAAGCTTCACACTCATCAAAGAGtacatactggagagaaaccctacaaATGTGAAGAGTGTGGTAAAGGATTCAGTCAGCGTTCACATCTTCTCATTCATCAGAGAGTCCACACAGGAGAAAAACCCTATAAATGTGATGATTGTGGAAAGGGCTTTAGTCACAGCTCAAATCTTCACATTCATCAGAGGGTACATACAGGAGAGAAGCCTTATCAATGTCCTAAATGTGGTAAGGGTTTCAGTCATAGCTCAGCTCTTCGAATTCATCAAAGAGTCCACACAGGAGAGAAATCTCATAAATACCATGAGTATTACAAGGGAGTTGATCAGAATTCACATCTTCACAATAATTACAGAAGAGAAACCCTATAA
- the ZNF214 gene encoding zinc finger protein 214 isoform X2 yields the protein MAITFEDVTVIFTWEEWNFLDSSQKKLYREVMWENYTNVMSVGIWNESYKSQEERFRYLEQEKLSLLQGWRNAGTPIHENQNYVETVQEVDSKDLKQQDLSHCQKWLILSAQVPGYGNYELTFEGKSPRNIKYKKFSPWQSLEIKNAQDYGRGIYMSDSHVLQGSRHHLAILREHVSKEKEHKLIVKHSYAPIEEALPEYIGEICQNDVLKGSTEQKFCGCSKCKEIYFWNSQCVLHKRNQFREKLYQCSISTACFSHRSDLYRHPRNHIGKQLYGCDEVDKNFSQSSGMHFHQTVHAGLVPYICNACGKSFSQISSFHNHQQVHIAEKLYKLEYDKDLSRNSLLHFHQRLHIGEKPFKCDQCGKSFSRSSVLHVHQRVHTGEKPYKCDECGKGFSQSSNLRIHQLVHTGEKSYKCDDCGKGFTQRSNLQIHQRVHTGEKPYKCDCCGKDFSHSSDLRIHQRVHTGEKPYTCRECGKGFSKSSKLHTHQRVHTGEKPYKCEECGKGFSQRSHLLIHQRVHTGEKPYKCDDCGKGFSHSSNLHIHQRVHTGEKPYQCPKCGKGFSHSSALRIHQRVHTGEKSHKYHEYYKGVDQNSHLHNNYRRETL from the exons ATGGCAATAACATTTGAAGATGTGACTGTTATTTTTACTTGGGAGGAGTGGAATTTCCTGGATTCTTCTCAAAAGAAGCTGTACAGGGAGGTCATGTGGGAGAACTACACAAATGTCATGTCAGTAG GAATCTGGAATGAAAGCTACAAATCCCAAGAAGAAAGATTCAGATATTTAGAACAAGAAAAACTTTCTTTACTGCAAGGCTGGAGGAATGCTGGCACTCCAATACATGAGAATCAGAATTATGTGGAAACTGTTCAAGAGGTAGATTCTAAGGACCTAAAGCAGCAAGACCTTTCCCACTGTCAAAAATGGTTAATACTCTCTGCACAAGTACCAGGATATGGGAACTATGAATTGACATTTGAAGGTAAAAGTCCCaggaacataaaatataaaaagttttcacCTTGGCAGtccttagaaataaaaaatgctcAAGACTATGGGAGAGGAATCTACATGAGTGATTCACATgttcttcagggaagcagacacCATCTTGCTATATTGAGGGAACATGTCTCCAAGGAAAAAGAACACAAGCTCATAGTTAAGCATTCTTATGCCCCAATAGAAGAAGCTCTTCCAGAGTACATTGGTGAGATATGCCAAAATGATGTACTGAAAGGCTCCACGGAGCAGAAATTCTGTGGATGTAGTAAatgtaaagaaatttatttttggaaCTCACAATGTGTTCTCCACAAGAGAAATCAATTTAGAGAAAAGCTTTATCAGTGCTCCATCAGCACAGCATGCTTCTCTCACAGATCAGACTTATATAGACATCCAAGAAACCACATAGGTAAGCAACTGTATGGATGTGATGAAGTAGACAAGAACTTCAGTCAGAGCTCAGGTATGCACTTTCATCAGACAGTCCATGCAGGGTTGGTACCTTATATATGTAATGCATGTGGTAAGAGCTTCAGTCAGATCTCCAGTTTTCATAATCATCAACAAGTCCACATAGCAGAGAAACTCTATAAACTTGAGTATGATAAAGACCTCAGTAGAAATTCATTACTTCACTTTCACCAGAGGCTTCACATAGGAGAGAAACCTTTTAAGTGTGATCAGTGTGGTAAGAGTTTTAGTCGGAGTTCAGTACTTCATGTTCATCAGAGAGTTCACACAGGAGAAAAACCATATAAGTGTGATGAGTGTGGTAAGGGTTTCAGTCAGAGCTCAAATCTTCGAATTCATCAGTTAGTCCACACAGGAGAGAAGTCCTATAAATGTGATGACTGTGGTAAAGGCTTTACTCAGCGCTCAAATCTTCAAATTCATCAGAGAGTGCAtacaggagagaaaccttatAAATGTGATTGCTGTGGAAAGGACTTTAGTCACAGCTCAGATCTTCGTATCCATCAGAGGGTCcatacaggagagaaaccctatacTTGTCGAGAATGTGGTAAGGGCTTCAGCAAGAGTTCAAAGCTTCACACTCATCAAAGAGtacatactggagagaaaccctacaaATGTGAAGAGTGTGGTAAAGGATTCAGTCAGCGTTCACATCTTCTCATTCATCAGAGAGTCCACACAGGAGAAAAACCCTATAAATGTGATGATTGTGGAAAGGGCTTTAGTCACAGCTCAAATCTTCACATTCATCAGAGGGTACATACAGGAGAGAAGCCTTATCAATGTCCTAAATGTGGTAAGGGTTTCAGTCATAGCTCAGCTCTTCGAATTCATCAAAGAGTCCACACAGGAGAGAAATCTCATAAATACCATGAGTATTACAAGGGAGTTGATCAGAATTCACATCTTCACAATAATTACAGAAGAGAAACCCTATAA